In Microbacterium enclense, one genomic interval encodes:
- a CDS encoding BMP family ABC transporter substrate-binding protein, translating into MRIRPALLAVLAAGALALAGCSGGGSASSSAPASAGDGVIRVGALTPGNANDGAFNQALADALQKLQDEGEITYELREGMADPATSEPVVADFASQGVDLVIGHGIELGDAIFSVAKNFPDVHFTASGGPDILDKYTDNVETWTYDSAQVGYLSGYIAGLTGATPIGRVESMELDFVKATDQFFQQGVTAANPSASLLPVVYAGSFDDAEAAASATTGLISQGAQLVYTTGDGIAAGVGAAASGAGKLSVGVSPAAGSEALKTNVSTVDIDMYPIVKGWVDEVKAKKFGGKSVTSTLANGGIVYQDINTVGGAVPADVATKVGELVDGISDGSVTVP; encoded by the coding sequence ATGCGTATCCGTCCTGCTCTCCTCGCCGTGCTCGCCGCCGGCGCCCTCGCTCTCGCCGGATGCTCCGGCGGGGGCTCGGCATCCTCCTCCGCCCCCGCCTCAGCGGGAGACGGCGTCATCCGCGTCGGCGCGCTCACACCGGGCAACGCCAACGACGGCGCCTTCAACCAGGCCCTGGCCGACGCCCTGCAGAAACTGCAGGACGAGGGCGAGATCACCTACGAGCTGCGCGAGGGGATGGCCGACCCGGCGACCAGCGAACCGGTGGTCGCCGACTTCGCCAGCCAAGGCGTGGACCTTGTCATCGGACACGGCATCGAGCTGGGCGATGCCATCTTCTCGGTCGCCAAGAACTTCCCCGACGTGCACTTCACCGCCTCGGGCGGCCCCGACATCCTCGACAAGTACACCGACAACGTCGAGACCTGGACGTACGACTCCGCGCAGGTCGGATACCTCTCCGGCTACATCGCCGGTCTCACCGGGGCCACCCCGATCGGCCGGGTCGAGAGCATGGAACTCGACTTCGTCAAGGCGACCGACCAGTTCTTCCAGCAGGGCGTGACCGCGGCGAACCCCTCGGCGTCTCTGCTGCCCGTGGTGTACGCCGGAAGCTTCGACGACGCCGAGGCAGCGGCATCCGCGACCACCGGATTGATCAGCCAGGGCGCCCAGCTGGTGTACACCACCGGTGACGGGATCGCCGCCGGCGTCGGCGCCGCCGCCTCCGGAGCCGGGAAGCTGTCGGTCGGGGTATCCCCGGCCGCCGGATCCGAGGCGCTGAAGACCAATGTCTCCACCGTCGACATCGACATGTACCCGATCGTGAAGGGCTGGGTCGACGAGGTGAAGGCGAAGAAGTTCGGCGGCAAGAGCGTCACCTCGACCCTCGCCAACGGCGGGATCGTCTACCAGGACATCAACACCGTCGGCGGTGCGGTGCCCGCCGACGTGGCCACGAAGGTGGGCGAGCTGGTCGACGGCATCTCGGACGGAAGCGTGACCGTTCCGTGA